A window of Castanea sativa cultivar Marrone di Chiusa Pesio chromosome 1, ASM4071231v1 contains these coding sequences:
- the LOC142613095 gene encoding uncharacterized protein LOC142613095 isoform X3, with protein MTILFHILNCPPVLLGRVSMNKTLYRRRSNLSVAVQISSVSIQTDDSENLIESKKILGSGMALKRSQTPNSLLRQPNTIGVIGGVSVYSTLIFLEKLVRWSSKDGQECVPFVVCSDPALSKELPVLSSFHSFNDRNAQTQFNYGHIVGDLQQKRLFLEQSGACCIVMPCHLSHVWHSEVSKGCSLPFLHVGDCVAMELSKTNLRPLEAGSNVRIGVLATGATLKAGVYQEKLQSQGFEVVLPDQATMHHIILPAIEAFNRRDITGARNLLRIAVQVLLVRAVNTVILASDEMQGLLPHDDPLLKKCVDPMDALARSTIRWATSTEKSKHKNDTLVTCPILLDEPKLQADPEPIFIYYPTTKEVSAAMGTPMEDFFYGANVVAKAMASAFAAAQGAPVETPIHSIEPGPIDEGAQTERVSESASIPTKTPTPQKGVNPTAAFQTKSASPAMPFVISTNDPFAVLSQAVKDGSSLVVTPSSIPSFATRGPDADLFSDEGSEEVLEDSDDEPTMKKRVSDSDEKDSGEHETEAMDIPEEPETAANIAMPIASIPVTPAVPIFATPVASVSATPAAPTSMGPGPILTGVTAPFQFEVGSSSTTIPDPASEVAAFFTRFDQPEVNDLDPADFWGARSPYVDFHGFKVPGECAPHLEALYRSRGDFMRGFLLGRSTREHFLKLLGSVMNDMEHNFIDTISAERILQWRAAVQELIRVGFAVEFMLDHLREIARAFFMKKVQPVVDTIDTRIEALKKEVADLEGRRERLLSSVAGPTHFGDQTLIFGL; from the exons ATGACAATCTTGTTCCACATATTGAATTGCCCACCAGTTCTTCTAGGTAGAGTAAGTATGAATAAAACTCTGTACAGAAGAAGATCAAATTTATCTGTAGCTGTACAAATATCTTCCGTCTCCATACAAACTGATGATAGTGAAAACTTAATTGAATCCaagaaaattttggggtcaGGTATGGCTCTAAAAAGAAGTCAGACCCCAAATTCCCTGCTCAGACAACCAAATACAATTGGTGTCATTGGAGGGGTATCTGTTTATTCTACTCTAATTTTCTTGGAAAAGCTTGTCCGGTGGAGCTCTAAAGATGGACAAGAATGTGTACCTTTTGTTGTCTGCAGTGACCCAGCATTAAGTAAGGAGCTTCCTGTTCTTAGCTCATTTCATTCATTCAATGATAGAAATGCTCAAACCCAATTCAATTATGGCCATATAGTTGGGGATCTGCAGCAAAAAAGGTTGTTTCTTGAGCAATCTGGAGCTTGTTGCATAGTCATGCCATGCCATCTATCACATGTGTGGCACAGTGAGGTTTCTAAGGGATGTTCACTACCCTTCCTTCACGTAGGTGACTGTGTTGCCATGGAGCTCAGCAAAACAAATTTGAGGCCACTTGAAGCTGGAAGTAATGTGCGGATTGGGGTGCTTGCTACAGGTGCAACTTTAAAGGCTGGTGTTTATCAGGAAAAACTACAAAGTCAG GGCTTTGAGGTTGTGTTGCCAGACCAAGCAACCATGCATCACATTATACTTCCAGCAATTGAAGCATTTAACAGAAGGGACATTACAGGGGCAAGGAATCTTTTAAGAATTGCTGTCCAAGTTCTTTTGGTGAGAGCTGTGAACACTGTAATCCTTGCTTCTGATGAAATGCAGGGTCTTCTGCCTCATGATGATCCTCTTCTTAAGAAATGTGTTGACCCCATGGATGCTTTGGCCAGGTCAACTATAAGATGGGCTACATCTACAGAAAAG TCTAAGCATAAGAATGATACTTTAGTCACCTGCCCCATCTTGCTTGATGAGCCCAAGTTGCAG GCTGACCCCGAGCCCATCTTCATTTATTACCCTACGACTAAGGAGGTCTCTGCTGCCATGGGCACACCCatggaggattttttttatggggCCAATGTGGTGGCTAAGGCCATGGCCTCTGCTTTTGCCGCTGCACAGGGGGCTCCTGTCGAGACCCCCATCCATTCCATTGAACCTGGTCCTATAGATGAGGGTGCCCAGACCGAGAGGGTCAGTGAGTCTGCTTCCATTCCTACCAAGACCCCTACTCCTCAGAAGGGAGTTAATCCTACGGCTGCTTTTCAGACTAAGAGTGCTTCCCCTGCTATGCCCTTTGTTATTTCGACCAATGATCCGTTTGCGGTTTTATCTCAGGCCGTAAAAGATGGTTCTTCTCTAGTGGTCACTCCCTCATCCATTCCTAGTTTTGCCACTCGTGGGCCCGATGCAGATCTGTTTTCTGATGAGGGATCTGAGGAGGTTCTTGAGGATTCTGATGATGAGCCTACCATGAAGAAGAGGGTCTCAGATTCCGACGAGAAGGACAGTGGTGAGCACGAGACCGAGGCTATGG ATATTCCTGAAGAGCCTGAGACTGCAGCAAACATCGCGATGCCTATAGCCTCCATTCCTGTCACACCTGCAGTTCCTATTTTTGCCACACCTGTAGCTTCTGTTTCTGCCACACCTGCAGCCCCCACTTCTATGGGTCCTG GTCCGATTCTTACTGGTGTGACTGCACCCTTTCAATTTGAGGTAGGCAGCAGCTCTACTACAATTCCCGATCCCGCGAGCGAGGTTGCGGCTTTCTTCACCCGCTTTGACCAGCCTGAGGTCAATGATCTTGATCCTGCAGACTTCTGGGGTGCTAGGTCTCCTTATGTTGATTTTCATGGCTTCAAGGTTCCTGGGGAATGCGCTCCCCATTTGGAGGCACTCTATAGGAGCCGTGGAGACTTCATGCGGGGCTTTCTTCTCGGCCGTTCTACGAGAGAGCATTTCTTGAAGTTGTTGGGGAGCGTGATGAATGATATGGAGCACAACTTCATTGATACCATTTCTGCCGAGAGGATCTTGCAGTGGAGAGCCGCAGTGCAGGAGTTGATTAGAGTGGGCTTTGCCGTGGAGTTCATGTTGGACCATTTGCGAGAGATTGCTCGAGCCTTCTTCATGAAGAAGGTTCAGCCTGTTGTGGATACTATAGACACGCGCATTGAGGCTTTGAAGAAAGAGGTGGCAGACTTAGAGGGACGTCGCGAGCGCCTACTTTCTAGTGTTGCTGGACCCACCCACTTTGGAGATCAGACCCTCATTTTCGGACTTTGA
- the LOC142613095 gene encoding uncharacterized protein LOC142613095 isoform X4 — protein sequence MTILFHILNCPPVLLGRVSMNKTLYRRRSNLSVAVQISSVSIQTDDSENLIESKKILGSGMALKRSQTPNSLLRQPNTIGVIGGVSVYSTLIFLEKLVRWSSKDGQECVPFVVCSDPALSKELPVLSSFHSFNDRNAQTQFNYGHIVGDLQQKRLFLEQSGACCIVMPCHLSHVWHSEVSKGCSLPFLHVGDCVAMELSKTNLRPLEAGSNVRIGVLATGATLKAGVYQEKLQSQGFEVVLPDQATMHHIILPAIEAFNRRDITGARNLLRIAVQVLLVRAVNTVILASDEMQGLLPHDDPLLKKCVDPMDALARSTIRWATSTEKAVKDGSSLVVTPSSIPSFATRGPDADLFSDEGSEEVLEDSDDEPTMKKRVSDSDEKDSGEHETEAMDIPEEPETAANIAMPIASIPVTPAVPIFATPVASVSATPAAPTSMGPGPILTGVTAPFQFEVGSSSTTIPDPASEVAAFFTRFDQPEVNDLDPADFWGARSPYVDFHGFKVPGECAPHLEALYRSRGDFMRGFLLGRSTREHFLKLLGSVMNDMEHNFIDTISAERILQWRAAVQELIRVGFAVEFMLDHLREIARAFFMKKVQPVVDTIDTRIEALKKEVADLEGRRERLLSSVAGPTHFGDQTLIFGL from the exons ATGACAATCTTGTTCCACATATTGAATTGCCCACCAGTTCTTCTAGGTAGAGTAAGTATGAATAAAACTCTGTACAGAAGAAGATCAAATTTATCTGTAGCTGTACAAATATCTTCCGTCTCCATACAAACTGATGATAGTGAAAACTTAATTGAATCCaagaaaattttggggtcaGGTATGGCTCTAAAAAGAAGTCAGACCCCAAATTCCCTGCTCAGACAACCAAATACAATTGGTGTCATTGGAGGGGTATCTGTTTATTCTACTCTAATTTTCTTGGAAAAGCTTGTCCGGTGGAGCTCTAAAGATGGACAAGAATGTGTACCTTTTGTTGTCTGCAGTGACCCAGCATTAAGTAAGGAGCTTCCTGTTCTTAGCTCATTTCATTCATTCAATGATAGAAATGCTCAAACCCAATTCAATTATGGCCATATAGTTGGGGATCTGCAGCAAAAAAGGTTGTTTCTTGAGCAATCTGGAGCTTGTTGCATAGTCATGCCATGCCATCTATCACATGTGTGGCACAGTGAGGTTTCTAAGGGATGTTCACTACCCTTCCTTCACGTAGGTGACTGTGTTGCCATGGAGCTCAGCAAAACAAATTTGAGGCCACTTGAAGCTGGAAGTAATGTGCGGATTGGGGTGCTTGCTACAGGTGCAACTTTAAAGGCTGGTGTTTATCAGGAAAAACTACAAAGTCAG GGCTTTGAGGTTGTGTTGCCAGACCAAGCAACCATGCATCACATTATACTTCCAGCAATTGAAGCATTTAACAGAAGGGACATTACAGGGGCAAGGAATCTTTTAAGAATTGCTGTCCAAGTTCTTTTGGTGAGAGCTGTGAACACTGTAATCCTTGCTTCTGATGAAATGCAGGGTCTTCTGCCTCATGATGATCCTCTTCTTAAGAAATGTGTTGACCCCATGGATGCTTTGGCCAGGTCAACTATAAGATGGGCTACATCTACAGAAAAG GCCGTAAAAGATGGTTCTTCTCTAGTGGTCACTCCCTCATCCATTCCTAGTTTTGCCACTCGTGGGCCCGATGCAGATCTGTTTTCTGATGAGGGATCTGAGGAGGTTCTTGAGGATTCTGATGATGAGCCTACCATGAAGAAGAGGGTCTCAGATTCCGACGAGAAGGACAGTGGTGAGCACGAGACCGAGGCTATGG ATATTCCTGAAGAGCCTGAGACTGCAGCAAACATCGCGATGCCTATAGCCTCCATTCCTGTCACACCTGCAGTTCCTATTTTTGCCACACCTGTAGCTTCTGTTTCTGCCACACCTGCAGCCCCCACTTCTATGGGTCCTG GTCCGATTCTTACTGGTGTGACTGCACCCTTTCAATTTGAGGTAGGCAGCAGCTCTACTACAATTCCCGATCCCGCGAGCGAGGTTGCGGCTTTCTTCACCCGCTTTGACCAGCCTGAGGTCAATGATCTTGATCCTGCAGACTTCTGGGGTGCTAGGTCTCCTTATGTTGATTTTCATGGCTTCAAGGTTCCTGGGGAATGCGCTCCCCATTTGGAGGCACTCTATAGGAGCCGTGGAGACTTCATGCGGGGCTTTCTTCTCGGCCGTTCTACGAGAGAGCATTTCTTGAAGTTGTTGGGGAGCGTGATGAATGATATGGAGCACAACTTCATTGATACCATTTCTGCCGAGAGGATCTTGCAGTGGAGAGCCGCAGTGCAGGAGTTGATTAGAGTGGGCTTTGCCGTGGAGTTCATGTTGGACCATTTGCGAGAGATTGCTCGAGCCTTCTTCATGAAGAAGGTTCAGCCTGTTGTGGATACTATAGACACGCGCATTGAGGCTTTGAAGAAAGAGGTGGCAGACTTAGAGGGACGTCGCGAGCGCCTACTTTCTAGTGTTGCTGGACCCACCCACTTTGGAGATCAGACCCTCATTTTCGGACTTTGA
- the LOC142613095 gene encoding uncharacterized protein LOC142613095 isoform X2: MTILFHILNCPPVLLGRVSMNKTLYRRRSNLSVAVQISSVSIQTDDSENLIESKKILGSGMALKRSQTPNSLLRQPNTIGVIGGVSVYSTLIFLEKLVRWSSKDGQECVPFVVCSDPALIGDLQQKRLFLEQSGACCIVMPCHLSHVWHSEVSKGCSLPFLHVGDCVAMELSKTNLRPLEAGSNVRIGVLATGATLKAGVYQEKLQSQGFEVVLPDQATMHHIILPAIEAFNRRDITGARNLLRIAVQVLLVRAVNTVILASDEMQGLLPHDDPLLKKCVDPMDALARSTIRWATSTEKSKHKNDTLVTCPILLDEPKLQVCSFLLHVFLLPCVIMCPISFSPIFFLCIYIYIYIYIYIYIYIYIYAFTIYHALFSSAPSFLFCVFQADPEPIFIYYPTTKEVSAAMGTPMEDFFYGANVVAKAMASAFAAAQGAPVETPIHSIEPGPIDEGAQTERVSESASIPTKTPTPQKGVNPTAAFQTKSASPAMPFVISTNDPFAVLSQAVKDGSSLVVTPSSIPSFATRGPDADLFSDEGSEEVLEDSDDEPTMKKRVSDSDEKDSGEHETEAMDIPEEPETAANIAMPIASIPVTPAVPIFATPVASVSATPAAPTSMGPGPILTGVTAPFQFEVGSSSTTIPDPASEVAAFFTRFDQPEVNDLDPADFWGARSPYVDFHGFKVPGECAPHLEALYRSRGDFMRGFLLGRSTREHFLKLLGSVMNDMEHNFIDTISAERILQWRAAVQELIRVGFAVEFMLDHLREIARAFFMKKVQPVVDTIDTRIEALKKEVADLEGRRERLLSSVAGPTHFGDQTLIFGL, translated from the exons ATGACAATCTTGTTCCACATATTGAATTGCCCACCAGTTCTTCTAGGTAGAGTAAGTATGAATAAAACTCTGTACAGAAGAAGATCAAATTTATCTGTAGCTGTACAAATATCTTCCGTCTCCATACAAACTGATGATAGTGAAAACTTAATTGAATCCaagaaaattttggggtcaGGTATGGCTCTAAAAAGAAGTCAGACCCCAAATTCCCTGCTCAGACAACCAAATACAATTGGTGTCATTGGAGGGGTATCTGTTTATTCTACTCTAATTTTCTTGGAAAAGCTTGTCCGGTGGAGCTCTAAAGATGGACAAGAATGTGTACCTTTTGTTGTCTGCAGTGACCCAGCATTAA TTGGGGATCTGCAGCAAAAAAGGTTGTTTCTTGAGCAATCTGGAGCTTGTTGCATAGTCATGCCATGCCATCTATCACATGTGTGGCACAGTGAGGTTTCTAAGGGATGTTCACTACCCTTCCTTCACGTAGGTGACTGTGTTGCCATGGAGCTCAGCAAAACAAATTTGAGGCCACTTGAAGCTGGAAGTAATGTGCGGATTGGGGTGCTTGCTACAGGTGCAACTTTAAAGGCTGGTGTTTATCAGGAAAAACTACAAAGTCAG GGCTTTGAGGTTGTGTTGCCAGACCAAGCAACCATGCATCACATTATACTTCCAGCAATTGAAGCATTTAACAGAAGGGACATTACAGGGGCAAGGAATCTTTTAAGAATTGCTGTCCAAGTTCTTTTGGTGAGAGCTGTGAACACTGTAATCCTTGCTTCTGATGAAATGCAGGGTCTTCTGCCTCATGATGATCCTCTTCTTAAGAAATGTGTTGACCCCATGGATGCTTTGGCCAGGTCAACTATAAGATGGGCTACATCTACAGAAAAG TCTAAGCATAAGAATGATACTTTAGTCACCTGCCCCATCTTGCTTGATGAGCCCAAGTTGCAGGTATGTTCTTTCCTTTTGCATGTATTCCTGTTGCCATGTGTCATTATGTGCCCCATTTCtttctctcctattttttttttgtgtatatatatatatatatatatatatatatatatatatatatatatatatatatatgcattcaCCATTTATCATGCGCTCTTTTCTTCTGccccttcttttttattttgtgtttttcagGCTGACCCCGAGCCCATCTTCATTTATTACCCTACGACTAAGGAGGTCTCTGCTGCCATGGGCACACCCatggaggattttttttatggggCCAATGTGGTGGCTAAGGCCATGGCCTCTGCTTTTGCCGCTGCACAGGGGGCTCCTGTCGAGACCCCCATCCATTCCATTGAACCTGGTCCTATAGATGAGGGTGCCCAGACCGAGAGGGTCAGTGAGTCTGCTTCCATTCCTACCAAGACCCCTACTCCTCAGAAGGGAGTTAATCCTACGGCTGCTTTTCAGACTAAGAGTGCTTCCCCTGCTATGCCCTTTGTTATTTCGACCAATGATCCGTTTGCGGTTTTATCTCAGGCCGTAAAAGATGGTTCTTCTCTAGTGGTCACTCCCTCATCCATTCCTAGTTTTGCCACTCGTGGGCCCGATGCAGATCTGTTTTCTGATGAGGGATCTGAGGAGGTTCTTGAGGATTCTGATGATGAGCCTACCATGAAGAAGAGGGTCTCAGATTCCGACGAGAAGGACAGTGGTGAGCACGAGACCGAGGCTATGG ATATTCCTGAAGAGCCTGAGACTGCAGCAAACATCGCGATGCCTATAGCCTCCATTCCTGTCACACCTGCAGTTCCTATTTTTGCCACACCTGTAGCTTCTGTTTCTGCCACACCTGCAGCCCCCACTTCTATGGGTCCTG GTCCGATTCTTACTGGTGTGACTGCACCCTTTCAATTTGAGGTAGGCAGCAGCTCTACTACAATTCCCGATCCCGCGAGCGAGGTTGCGGCTTTCTTCACCCGCTTTGACCAGCCTGAGGTCAATGATCTTGATCCTGCAGACTTCTGGGGTGCTAGGTCTCCTTATGTTGATTTTCATGGCTTCAAGGTTCCTGGGGAATGCGCTCCCCATTTGGAGGCACTCTATAGGAGCCGTGGAGACTTCATGCGGGGCTTTCTTCTCGGCCGTTCTACGAGAGAGCATTTCTTGAAGTTGTTGGGGAGCGTGATGAATGATATGGAGCACAACTTCATTGATACCATTTCTGCCGAGAGGATCTTGCAGTGGAGAGCCGCAGTGCAGGAGTTGATTAGAGTGGGCTTTGCCGTGGAGTTCATGTTGGACCATTTGCGAGAGATTGCTCGAGCCTTCTTCATGAAGAAGGTTCAGCCTGTTGTGGATACTATAGACACGCGCATTGAGGCTTTGAAGAAAGAGGTGGCAGACTTAGAGGGACGTCGCGAGCGCCTACTTTCTAGTGTTGCTGGACCCACCCACTTTGGAGATCAGACCCTCATTTTCGGACTTTGA
- the LOC142613095 gene encoding uncharacterized protein LOC142613095 isoform X1, whose product MTILFHILNCPPVLLGRVSMNKTLYRRRSNLSVAVQISSVSIQTDDSENLIESKKILGSGMALKRSQTPNSLLRQPNTIGVIGGVSVYSTLIFLEKLVRWSSKDGQECVPFVVCSDPALSKELPVLSSFHSFNDRNAQTQFNYGHIVGDLQQKRLFLEQSGACCIVMPCHLSHVWHSEVSKGCSLPFLHVGDCVAMELSKTNLRPLEAGSNVRIGVLATGATLKAGVYQEKLQSQGFEVVLPDQATMHHIILPAIEAFNRRDITGARNLLRIAVQVLLVRAVNTVILASDEMQGLLPHDDPLLKKCVDPMDALARSTIRWATSTEKSKHKNDTLVTCPILLDEPKLQVCSFLLHVFLLPCVIMCPISFSPIFFLCIYIYIYIYIYIYIYIYIYAFTIYHALFSSAPSFLFCVFQADPEPIFIYYPTTKEVSAAMGTPMEDFFYGANVVAKAMASAFAAAQGAPVETPIHSIEPGPIDEGAQTERVSESASIPTKTPTPQKGVNPTAAFQTKSASPAMPFVISTNDPFAVLSQAVKDGSSLVVTPSSIPSFATRGPDADLFSDEGSEEVLEDSDDEPTMKKRVSDSDEKDSGEHETEAMDIPEEPETAANIAMPIASIPVTPAVPIFATPVASVSATPAAPTSMGPGPILTGVTAPFQFEVGSSSTTIPDPASEVAAFFTRFDQPEVNDLDPADFWGARSPYVDFHGFKVPGECAPHLEALYRSRGDFMRGFLLGRSTREHFLKLLGSVMNDMEHNFIDTISAERILQWRAAVQELIRVGFAVEFMLDHLREIARAFFMKKVQPVVDTIDTRIEALKKEVADLEGRRERLLSSVAGPTHFGDQTLIFGL is encoded by the exons ATGACAATCTTGTTCCACATATTGAATTGCCCACCAGTTCTTCTAGGTAGAGTAAGTATGAATAAAACTCTGTACAGAAGAAGATCAAATTTATCTGTAGCTGTACAAATATCTTCCGTCTCCATACAAACTGATGATAGTGAAAACTTAATTGAATCCaagaaaattttggggtcaGGTATGGCTCTAAAAAGAAGTCAGACCCCAAATTCCCTGCTCAGACAACCAAATACAATTGGTGTCATTGGAGGGGTATCTGTTTATTCTACTCTAATTTTCTTGGAAAAGCTTGTCCGGTGGAGCTCTAAAGATGGACAAGAATGTGTACCTTTTGTTGTCTGCAGTGACCCAGCATTAAGTAAGGAGCTTCCTGTTCTTAGCTCATTTCATTCATTCAATGATAGAAATGCTCAAACCCAATTCAATTATGGCCATATAGTTGGGGATCTGCAGCAAAAAAGGTTGTTTCTTGAGCAATCTGGAGCTTGTTGCATAGTCATGCCATGCCATCTATCACATGTGTGGCACAGTGAGGTTTCTAAGGGATGTTCACTACCCTTCCTTCACGTAGGTGACTGTGTTGCCATGGAGCTCAGCAAAACAAATTTGAGGCCACTTGAAGCTGGAAGTAATGTGCGGATTGGGGTGCTTGCTACAGGTGCAACTTTAAAGGCTGGTGTTTATCAGGAAAAACTACAAAGTCAG GGCTTTGAGGTTGTGTTGCCAGACCAAGCAACCATGCATCACATTATACTTCCAGCAATTGAAGCATTTAACAGAAGGGACATTACAGGGGCAAGGAATCTTTTAAGAATTGCTGTCCAAGTTCTTTTGGTGAGAGCTGTGAACACTGTAATCCTTGCTTCTGATGAAATGCAGGGTCTTCTGCCTCATGATGATCCTCTTCTTAAGAAATGTGTTGACCCCATGGATGCTTTGGCCAGGTCAACTATAAGATGGGCTACATCTACAGAAAAG TCTAAGCATAAGAATGATACTTTAGTCACCTGCCCCATCTTGCTTGATGAGCCCAAGTTGCAGGTATGTTCTTTCCTTTTGCATGTATTCCTGTTGCCATGTGTCATTATGTGCCCCATTTCtttctctcctattttttttttgtgtatatatatatatatatatatatatatatatatatatatatatatatatatatatgcattcaCCATTTATCATGCGCTCTTTTCTTCTGccccttcttttttattttgtgtttttcagGCTGACCCCGAGCCCATCTTCATTTATTACCCTACGACTAAGGAGGTCTCTGCTGCCATGGGCACACCCatggaggattttttttatggggCCAATGTGGTGGCTAAGGCCATGGCCTCTGCTTTTGCCGCTGCACAGGGGGCTCCTGTCGAGACCCCCATCCATTCCATTGAACCTGGTCCTATAGATGAGGGTGCCCAGACCGAGAGGGTCAGTGAGTCTGCTTCCATTCCTACCAAGACCCCTACTCCTCAGAAGGGAGTTAATCCTACGGCTGCTTTTCAGACTAAGAGTGCTTCCCCTGCTATGCCCTTTGTTATTTCGACCAATGATCCGTTTGCGGTTTTATCTCAGGCCGTAAAAGATGGTTCTTCTCTAGTGGTCACTCCCTCATCCATTCCTAGTTTTGCCACTCGTGGGCCCGATGCAGATCTGTTTTCTGATGAGGGATCTGAGGAGGTTCTTGAGGATTCTGATGATGAGCCTACCATGAAGAAGAGGGTCTCAGATTCCGACGAGAAGGACAGTGGTGAGCACGAGACCGAGGCTATGG ATATTCCTGAAGAGCCTGAGACTGCAGCAAACATCGCGATGCCTATAGCCTCCATTCCTGTCACACCTGCAGTTCCTATTTTTGCCACACCTGTAGCTTCTGTTTCTGCCACACCTGCAGCCCCCACTTCTATGGGTCCTG GTCCGATTCTTACTGGTGTGACTGCACCCTTTCAATTTGAGGTAGGCAGCAGCTCTACTACAATTCCCGATCCCGCGAGCGAGGTTGCGGCTTTCTTCACCCGCTTTGACCAGCCTGAGGTCAATGATCTTGATCCTGCAGACTTCTGGGGTGCTAGGTCTCCTTATGTTGATTTTCATGGCTTCAAGGTTCCTGGGGAATGCGCTCCCCATTTGGAGGCACTCTATAGGAGCCGTGGAGACTTCATGCGGGGCTTTCTTCTCGGCCGTTCTACGAGAGAGCATTTCTTGAAGTTGTTGGGGAGCGTGATGAATGATATGGAGCACAACTTCATTGATACCATTTCTGCCGAGAGGATCTTGCAGTGGAGAGCCGCAGTGCAGGAGTTGATTAGAGTGGGCTTTGCCGTGGAGTTCATGTTGGACCATTTGCGAGAGATTGCTCGAGCCTTCTTCATGAAGAAGGTTCAGCCTGTTGTGGATACTATAGACACGCGCATTGAGGCTTTGAAGAAAGAGGTGGCAGACTTAGAGGGACGTCGCGAGCGCCTACTTTCTAGTGTTGCTGGACCCACCCACTTTGGAGATCAGACCCTCATTTTCGGACTTTGA
- the LOC142634594 gene encoding uncharacterized protein LOC142634594 → MGVDELAKQSSSEAGPTDTNQKIEVQKHPNIEEIPTFAIQSGNSWMTLILSFLQDGRLPQDTEEAKKVRKRVARFTILNGTLYKRSFSMPYLKCVNEEEARYILEEIHEGICRDHAGPRSLRDANEFFKKYDRCQRFGNFQHIPSERLTTITSPRPFAQWEFDIVRPLPQGKRQVGWHLQGYDQQEQQTRRPRLPTSPGPPLPGSGSLSPLLRDA, encoded by the exons ATGGGGGTAGATGAGCTGGCAAAGCAATCGTCGTCAGAAGCAGGGCCAACGGATACAAATCAGAAGATTGAAGTCCAGAAACATCCCAACATTGAAGAGATCCCTACCTTCGCAATCCAGAGTGGAAATAGCTGGATGACCTTGATCCTATCCTTCCTTCAGGATGGACGGCTTCCACAGGACACCGAAGAAGCCAAGAAAGTAAGGAAGAGAGTAGCACGATTCACTATCCTAAATGGCACCTTGTACAAAAGAAGCTTCTCCATGCCTTACCTAAAGTGTGTCAATGAAGAGGAAGCAAGATATATTCTAGAAGAGATCCACGAAGGGATCTGCAGAGACCACGCAGGCCCGAGATCCCTG AGGGACGCAAATGAGTTTTTCAAGAAGTACGACAGGTGCCAGAGGTTTGGGAACTTCCAGCACATCCCATCTGAGAGACTGACGACAATAACCTCCCCCCGGCCATTTGCCCAGTGGGAATTTGACATTGTCAGACCATTACCTCAAGGTAAAAGACAG GTAGGTTGGCATCTCCAGGGGTATGACCAGCAGGAGCAGCAGACTAGGAGGCCTCGTCTGCCGACATCTCCCGGTCCACCTCTTCCAGGTTCAGGCTCTCTAAGTCCACTCCTGAGGGATGCTTAA